Proteins encoded by one window of Acidipropionibacterium virtanenii:
- a CDS encoding SDR family NAD(P)-dependent oxidoreductase, translated as MELGIAGRTALVTGADSGIGWQTARSLLDEGARVVLTDLQEDPLRDAAQQLDAPIDRCRWHPADITDVESLKGLREFVESSFGDIDILVQSAGVTGAQGQFHEISDQGWVDTLTTDLLGPVRVLQQFLPALRRGGWGRVVLLASEDAVQPYDDELPYCAAKAGVLALAKGLSRSYAREGLLVNTVSPAFIHTPMTDAMMERRASELGVTRDEAIESFLDEERPYMELKRRGTPEEVAAVITFLCSDRASFVNGSNYRVDSGSVATI; from the coding sequence CGGGGCCGATTCGGGTATCGGCTGGCAGACCGCCAGGTCCCTGCTCGACGAGGGGGCCCGGGTCGTCCTCACCGATCTGCAGGAGGATCCGCTGCGCGACGCCGCCCAGCAGCTCGACGCGCCAATCGACCGCTGCCGTTGGCACCCGGCCGACATCACCGACGTCGAGTCCCTGAAGGGCCTCAGAGAGTTCGTGGAGAGTTCCTTCGGCGATATCGACATCCTGGTTCAGAGCGCCGGCGTCACCGGTGCGCAGGGCCAGTTCCACGAGATCTCCGATCAGGGCTGGGTCGACACCCTCACCACCGATCTGCTGGGGCCGGTGCGCGTCCTCCAGCAGTTCCTGCCGGCTCTGCGCCGCGGCGGATGGGGTCGCGTCGTCCTGCTGGCCTCCGAGGACGCCGTCCAGCCCTACGACGACGAGCTGCCCTACTGCGCGGCGAAGGCCGGCGTCCTGGCACTGGCCAAGGGGCTGTCGCGCAGCTACGCCCGCGAGGGCCTGCTGGTCAATACCGTCTCCCCGGCCTTCATCCACACCCCGATGACCGACGCCATGATGGAGCGCCGTGCCAGTGAGCTCGGGGTGACGCGCGATGAGGCCATCGAGTCCTTCCTCGACGAGGAGCGCCCCTACATGGAGCTCAAGCGGCGCGGGACGCCGGAGGAGGTCGCCGCCGTCATCACCTTCCTCTGCTCGGACCGCGCCTCCTTCGTCAACGGGTCGAACTACCGGGTCGACTCCGGATCGGTCGCCACCATCTGA